CTTCTAATAATATAATGTcggattggtttggtttcggtttgattttttttagttaaaaccaaaccaaaccaaatatggttATTTTTTTCCCAACACCAAACCATAGTCGAATTTTTTtcctcggtttgactcggattatcgggttggtgcgggtTGTCAGTTTCATTTGTACACCCCAGTGCAAATTATTAAACTAAACCAAACAATTTAACTTAAGTAGTTAAATAAGTACTAAAGTTGAATATGTTAtaaatataactcaaaataacaatatcgaacaaggaaaaataagctaagagatatagagagaaagagaggaagagagattcttatttcttcttcaattgtgtgtttttcctatctattacaaggcctttatataggcatgaaaagtgaataaaaatatgtcattgaatatgtcattaagcatagaaatatgtcattgaatatgtcattaagcatttgagaagatcatggaggaagagtagacatccaacataatttgatttctcttataacactcccccttggatgtccatagataatgtgcctcgctaaaaccttattaggaaaaaatcctattgaaaaaaaaaaaatcatagtgaaggaaaaagagtacacatgtttagaaatatgccttttggttgcctcgttaaaaaccttgcaaggaaaacccagtgggacaaaaccttgtaagggaaaaagagtacaatgcatattaactccccctgatgagagcatcaattcacatccttgaactttcgcatcccaatcttgtatacTAGTTTCTTAAAGGTTGACGTCGGtaaagatttggtgaacaaatcagccatattatcacttgaacggatctgttgcacattgatatcaccattattttgaagatcatgtgtgtaaaataactttggtgaaatgtgctttgtcctatccccttttatgaatcctcctttcaattgggctatgcatgctgcattgtcttcatacaaaattgtgggtaattTATCACACTTTAAACCACacttgtctcgaataaggtgtattatagacctcaaccatacacattctcgacttgcttcatgaatagcaattatctcagcatgattagatgaagtagccactattgattgcttagtcgatcgccaagatatggcagtgcctccatatgtaaacacatagcctgtttgagatcgagccttgtgtgggtcagataaatacccagcatcggcataaccaacaagatcgggactgcaatcattgccataaaataaccCCATATCGATAGTcatttagataccgcaatatatgtttgattccattccaatatcTCATTGTAGGAGCggaactatatcttgctaagacattaactgaaaaagttatgtcaggccttgtagtgttagcaagatacataagtgcaccaattgcactaagatatggtacttcaggaccaagaagttCTTCAgtcttttcttgaggtcggaacaggtccttattcacatcaagtgatcgaacaatcatcggagtacttaatggatgtgcttcatctatgtaaaaccgtttcaataccttttctatgtaggcagattgatgaacaaaagtcccgtttgccaaatgttcaatttgcaaaccaagacataatttaatttttcaagatctttcatctcaaattccttctttaaataatcaattgccttttggagttctgtaggagttccaataaggtttatgtcatcaacatatacagcaagtacaacaaactctgatgttgttttctttataaaaacacatggacaaatggtatcatttatataaccttcctttaataaatactcattaaggcggttataccacattctacctgattgctttagaccatacaaagatctttgcagtTTGATTGAAAACATTTCCCGGGACTTCTAATTATGTgcatcaggcattttaaatccctgggaaatttttatgtatatctcattatcaagtgagccgtaaaggtaggctgtaaccacatccattaaatgcatgtcaagcttttcatggacagcaaaactaatgagataacgaaacgttatagcatccataacaggagaatatgtctcttcataatcgataccaggcctttgtgaaaatccttgtacaacaaggcgtgccttatatctttgtacctcatttttctcattccttttatgtacaaaaacccatttatagccaacaggcttaacaccatttggtgtttggactacagacccaaaaacttcacgtttcgcaAGTGAAGTTAATTCTGGCTGGATAGCATCTtcccattttggccaatcatttctctgtctacattcatcaaCAGATTTtagttcaagatcctcatcttgttgcattatttcaatagcgacattataagcaaaaacgttatcgataacaatattatttcggttccatttTTTTCCCGttaagacataacttattgagatctcttcattcttatcattttcaggtacctgaacctccCTTGAGTttttatcatttgttatgtcTTTGTGCTCTTCTTGAGTCACTACCTCCGTATTATGAtcactttgatcatttgctccttttctttttcgagaatttttatccttagaaccgataggtctaccacgtttcaagcgtgGTTTAAAattatttgctttaattaattgttctACCGGGATATCCACTCGAATtagagcattagcagctggaatatgtgacttagtcacctttggtaggtcagtgaatgcatctggcagttgatttgcaatattttgcaaatgaattatcttttgaacctcttgttcacattgatttgttagaggatctaaatgagatattgataatacattccaatctatctcctttctcagctgcttattttctccccctaatattgggtatactgattcatcaaaatgacaatcagaaaatcttgctgTAAATAAATCTCCAATCATAGGCtccagatattttataatagaaggagattcatacccaacatatactcccaaccttctttgggaacccatctttgtgcgttgtggtggagcaattggaacatatatcgcacaaccaaagattctaagatgagaaatatttggctcctgaccaaaaaccaattgcaatggggagactttatgataacttgtgggccttatccgcacaagtgctgctgcatgtaaaatagcatgaccccatattgaaatgggaagttttgttctcataagcattggtctagcaattaattggaggcgtttgatcaatgattccgttagaccattttgtgtatgaacatgagcaaccggatgctcaattgttatcccagttgatatacaataatcattaaaggcttgggatgtaaactcaccagcattatcaagacgaattgtcttaattgcataatctggaaattgtgctcttagctttattatttgagccaacaatctcgcaagtgccatattgcgagttgatagtaagcacacatgtgaccatcttgtagatgcatctaccaaaaccatataatatctgaatggtccacatggagggtgaatgggcccacatatatcaccctgtatacgttccagaaatgtaggggattccatcctaactttaatagctgatggtctaataattaatttgccttgagaacatgcatcacaagagaattctttaaattgaagaatcttatggttcttcattgaatgtccatgtgaattcttaattattttacgcatcatagtAGAACCGGGATAACCCAACCGggcatgccaaataataaaattatcttgattagtaaacttttCATTTACTATGGCATGCGTTTCAATcttgctaatacttgtgtagtataagccggaggaaagagcaggtaacatttcaagcacatatttcttaccagacattattgtagtaatataaagatattcaatcttttcctcatttgtagtctcaatatggtagccattttggcgaatatctttgaaacttaataagtttctttgagatttactaatatatagtgcttcatcaatagccaaatttgttcctcctggtagtaataaattggctcttccagaacctttaattaattttgtactaccggatattgtattaacattggcttctttcattaccaaataagagaaatatctcttatctcttaaaatagtgtgtgttgtagcactatccagaagacatatatcatctttattaatcttgagtccaactgaagaccgaaaatttttcatattcttcataaaaaaaatcaaaaagtacATTATAAGAAATACGAAAgacaaacaaaatatatattaagaaatacattaggaatgtagaaactagcaacacatgatacattagaaaaatatacttaagaaaaataaactagttgcaaacataacaAAATGATAACTTTTATTATAGCTTCATtcccagtaagatgattagttcttcagtcaatatcctcaaagaagtctccagcttCTAAATGAATAATATTTGCTAGgcctccaaaatcatcatctttatatgcaagatgtgcctcagaatcatatttgtttgagggacctgcttcatcatcattattttgaaaggtcaagtgtgcctccacattattttctttctttctaagggaggcttgataaagtttgacaaaataatctggcgtacgacaaatgcgtgcccaatgacccttcataccacatcggtgacacatactaattttatcttttgaaggattaatttgagaacccttattgttcttcTATTTACTttcaccataatgacgataattatTTCGTCCCCTACTACGTCCACGTCTACGACTATGTCCACGATCAcggtaattattttattttctttcagacttatcataTGCTGCTACAGCATTCACTTCCGGGAATGGTGCTGACCCAGTGGGACGAGctttatgatttttcattaatagagtattattctgctctgccacaagtaggcatgtgattaactcagaatatttcttaaaacccttttcacggtattgttgttgtagcaccacatttgaagcgtgaaaagtaaaaaatattttttctaataagtcctcatctgtgatagtgtctccacataattttaatagagaacttactttaaagatagccgaattatactcacttacggttttaaagtcttgcaaccttaaatgtatccattcataccgagctttcggtaataccgtaagttttaggtggtcatatcgatccttcaaattaatccataactcaagtggatcttttacagttaaatattcagtttttaacccttcatgtagatgatgacgaaggaaaatcatgacCTTCGTTTTATCCTGATTTGATACTTCATtttcttgtataatagtatttccaagacctttagcgtcaagatGAATTTCAGTATCAAGGACCCATGATAAATAATTCTTCCCGGTAATGTctagtgccacaaattcaagctTTGACAAGTTTGACATATTGAAACTAATCATAAAAGTAAATGGGTTagaacaaataaaaataattttcaatgaAAATATACTTGTAAAAATAAATCAGACAACTAATTAAGAAGTTGATCACTTCAAACATGTAGTATAAAAagtaacatataatatatatatgtcaaataaacaagaataatgGAGTATATGAATAAACACAAAGAGATATATTTAGTATGGTAAAAGAAAAGCAATTTATTATAAACGTGGATTTGAGGAATAACCATATACGGTGATAAGAGTGAATGTATTCAAATATTACTTTTCACCAATTGTAAAGTAATTTAAACTAGTATGTACAATAATTACTTTGTCATCTTGGTTAtcactattttatttttgtagaatGTCTTGAAGATAAGTTTTGCTCTACGCAAGTCCATacatatttattaaattattttttgttagtTTAACGCACTTAAGATCTATATCTTATATTTTCTTTAACAATAAGCAAGGTAAGAGAACTTCAGTAACATGATCAACTAAAATAAATGCTTAACAGTATATGAATTTGTTAATAAATAGCATATTGGTGCATATATATTACCATAAACTAAAAGAATATATAGTGATATACCTGAAGGAGAATCGAACACAACTAGGATCTGATTGTAAAAATGAAGGTGACAAtcgtgctgataacatgttataaatataactcaaaataacaatatcgaacaagaaaaaacaagctaagagatatagagagaaagagaagaagagagattcttatttcttcttcaattgtgtgtttttcctatctattacaaggcctttatatagacatgaaaagtgaataaaaatatgtcattgaatatgtcattaagcatagaaatatgtcattgaatatgtcattaagtatttgagaagatcatggaggaagagtagacatccaacaTAATTTGATTTCTCTTATAACAGAAtacatattttgcattttttgattTGATGGTTGTGAGCATATaagttttgactatatttgaatttttatcacctttcTACTGTGTAAATATTTTTGACAAATGATAATGATGATAAACTTTATTCCATTTAATTCTTGAAAATATATACACTTAGCTGATCAATTATTGTCTTTCCTTATATTCTCTAACCAAAAGAACTTCAATGAATTTAAATCACTAtcctcatttttctcaaaaaacaaCATACCATACATGAAATCAGCTAAAATAATTGTTCTACTACGAATCATGTCATGTCAGATTGCTATATATATCTTTCTGCTAGGGGAGAAGAAAAGGGGAGGAAAACGGCGTGaatgaaacaaaagaaatgaACTTACATGTCATCACTTTGGCAGTTGAATATCTTATCCACTTGACTCCATTAATATCGACTCATATTATATACTtaaataaattcttaaaaaaacGAAAGATTtggttattttttcttcttctctggTATGGAAAGGCTCAGGATAAGATAAAAGAGGGGGAATAATCTAAGACCAGATATTCCAACTCTACCGTCTCTTTGACTAGGAGCAATAAAGGCCGTGGTGCACACGGCCCAACATTGTAATTAAAATtgtgatgaaaataagaaaattctAATATTATACTATTTTAAGTGTTTTCATAGAACATATCGTGTAAAAAAATATTACTAACTTTTAATCAATGTTCTCAAACATCAAGGAAAACGTCGCAAAATATTTAGCTGCTTAGGTGTGCTTTGTCTATATTTGCTGATGAATAAGTACTATTTGAAATATTCGTGTCAATTTTCTCTAGATTGAACGCTACATATCATTTTGCGATTCAATAATTTTAGCTAAACTTTTAGATAAAGTTATTATATCTAAATTTCGAGTATGATATTAAAGATAGTTATAAATAATAAGTGAGTGTAAGATACAGTTCGAGgagatattatttttatattaaaattaataaCTTACATTAAGTCATTCATCAAATATTTTGAGTATGTTCAAAGTTGAAAGAAATCAATAATGACCCAATTCATCATTTTATTGCTAGGTAGTGAAACCATTTGGACATGATCATTCTAAAAAATCATTTGTGTAGCCCAGTTGCTTTAGTATCACAACTCTATCAAAAGCTTTGACAAATAACACTAATTAGGAACTAATAGATGACTATATTTTTAAGTTTGAGTATACAAAAGTTGATACGACAAAGTATAGAAGCATACTAAATTAAGAATGAAtcatctttttccctttttattaatTTTGCTTGATGTTATAATTAAGAACTAATGAGTGAAGAGTAAAAACAATGGTAAAGTATTAATAAGTCTTTCAATGGTTACCACCAGGTTCTTAGCATTGCTTTTTCATTTCAAACAAAGTTTAAGGATCTTTCTATTCTTGTTTTTGTTTAAGCTTAGCTTCAAAAATACGGAGCAAACGTTTGGTTTCACGTGGAGTAAAATCTCTACATACAACACAATTGGGGCTAACAATTTTGGCCATAAAAATGGCTcaaatgttttctttatttactAAAATGTACGATATCAATTGAAGTAATAATATATAAAAGTAGGGGCAAAGATATTTTTTATAAAGCAAACATTCAGGGAAATACAACACAAATGGGGCTGACAATATGGGTGCCTAAGAAGTTTCAAATATTTACAAAACTTTGTGATGGCAATTAGAGTAATAATATACAAAAGGAGTGACAAATATATTTTAGGTAAAGCAGGCATGTTAGGCGAAGACCGCCCTGCTTCACCTAGTGCACTCGCACTTCTAATATAGTAGAATATGGAATAATTAATACACAGAGAAAGCTTCCCCATGAAATTATTGAAGGACGTGTTTTCACttctttgcttcttttttttttctcttgtaCAAAATTTTAACATTaacattttttatttaaaaataaaatctaacTAACAACAAAACACGATTCACACATAGGTGTTATTATTTGATATTCTAAACGACCTAATATGAATTGGAATTAATATCCTTGGTATTAAACGTTTAATAGGATAGTACTTTAtaattgtataattatttttctaaccAAAAGCAATAAATTACAAATCAATAATCATGATATAATACTCATTGTGCGACGAGAATGCTAGGAGCATGAATTGGAGGTAATATGGGGTTCAACTTGTTTTAAGGGAATCACAAGGGAGCACGTTACGTAGGGAATCGCTAACGTACGCCTACCCTGATGACCAGCGAAAACGGCGCAACGACCCAGTTGCAGACGCAAATACGATAACGAATACAGGACATATGTTGGTTACACCGGAATCGGGGATTCCTCAAACCCTAGAACCAACTCAATTGGTCCAATGGATGCAAGGAATGTGAAGTGCCCCAACAATACTACAAGCTTCGGCGAGAGAGGATTTGATGAAAGAGCATGGGAATCCAAAACCAGTGGATATTGATGCGACTTCAGCAACACAGAAATTAACATTTTCAGCTGAATCGCATGAAGCGAAGGATACTTTAGCATTTGTGGTACGAGGGAATCGATCCCTACAACAAGGATCGAAACTCGAGTACTACCCACATGTTATGAAAGATGGAGTAAAGATGATTCGGCTCAATCAAATTGAAGTAGAAGAAGAGACCCGGAAGTGGAAATCAAGCTTAATTGGCTATGTACTCGCTGGCTCACCTTCCTTCAAGGAGATGCTGAAATTCGTTTATGATGTTTTGCACTTTGTGGATACTCCACAGGTGTATTTACATGATGACAAATACTTTATCTTTCGATTTCAATCTGATGAAGACAAATTGAAGGTATTAAAGTATGGACCGTACACGTTTAATAATAGACCTGTGATGCTGAAGCAGTGGGTACCCGATTTTGACATTAGTAAGGAGTCCAATCGTATTGTTCCTACATGGGTAATCCTTCCTGGGTTGCCGATACAATATTGGGTAACTAAGAATTTGGGCAGAATCGCGAGCTATCTAGGTAAACCAGTATGTACTGATAAGTTAACAACACAAGGAGATAGAATTTCCAATGCTAGAATTCTGGTGGATATGGATATATCACAACTACTTCCTAATTTTATACTGATCGAAGATGAAAATAAGGGTTGTAAGGAGCAGAGGTTAGAATATAAATGGAAGCCTTCTTATTGCCAAGTACTGGTAATTGCAAGAAGGAGCATGAGTCTGATGATAAACCTGAACTTGATAAGGGAGAAGAAAAGTATTGCAAAGGAAGAAGACAAAAGCAGAAAAAATAACAACCAACAGCACAATGGAAAGTAAAGACTAGCAATGATCCTAAGCAACTAGTACATGAAGCCCAATAGATTGAAGAAAGTCTAATTCATGTGGATAAAAATGATAGGGTGGATACTAGTGAGCAAGGCAGATTAGCTAAGGAGAAACTGAAAGTAATACCTCAAAGAAGTAAGCCTCAGAAGGGAGCTATGTCTGATACAGA
This DNA window, taken from Nicotiana tabacum cultivar K326 chromosome 15, ASM71507v2, whole genome shotgun sequence, encodes the following:
- the LOC107816056 gene encoding uncharacterized protein LOC107816056 — translated: MKEHGNPKPVDIDATSATQKLTFSAESHEAKDTLAFVVRGNRSLQQGSKLEYYPHVMKDGVKMIRLNQIEVEEETRKWKSSLIGYVLAGSPSFKEMLKFVYDVLHFVDTPQVYLHDDKYFIFRFQSDEDKLKVLKYGPYTFNNRPVMLKQWVPDFDISKESNRIVPTWVILPGLPIQYWVTKNLGRIASYLGKPVCTDKLTTQGDRISNARILVDMDISQLLPNFILIEDENKGCKEQRLEYKWKPSYCQVLVIARRSMSLMINLNLIREKKSIAKEEDKSRKNNNQQHNGK